Genomic window (Helicobacter jaachi):
GGCTGCGTGATGTGTAAATGTGCGGTGTGCAAATGGTGTAAATTGTGTAAAATATGCGAGGTGCGCGGCGTTAGCGCGGTACTTTTTTTGCGATAATCCTAATGAAGTGATAATCCTCGTCTTTATAGGGCGCAAAACCCCTTTGCTCGCTCGCGTATAGAATCTCAAAGCCATAAATATTGCTGGTGTGCGTTTGGAGGTGGATATTTTGCTCATTAGAGTTGCCCCCCCCCCGCTAATAGATTCTATAATTTGACTAGATTCTATCCCCGCTTTTTTGTCGCTTAATTTATTTTTTGGTAAAGGCGCGCCTTGTCGCGCTATAGAATCTAAACTTTGCTCCTGTATGCGCAAGCCCTCTAATTGCGCAATCGTATCTTCAAAATGCAAAAATCTGCGGTAGTGATTATCATAAATAAAGGCATCTGGCTCATCTGCCACAGGCGCGCCCTTTTTGTATAGCTCATTTTTCTGCCCGCGCACCTCAATGGCTAAAATCCCTCCGACTTTACAGAATCTAAGGCTATCTTGCAATAGCCTATCTTGCTGCGCTTTGGTGATAGAATGCAGCGTGAAACGCGAATAAATGCAATCAAAGCTTGGTGCGCTAGATTCTTCTGGTGCATTTGTGGCGTGTGCTTGGGTGGCTGCTAAGTTTTGCTTAAAAGTCGCATCTAGCTGCGTGAAATCGCCTGCGATAAATACGGGCGGGATAACATTACGCGATGCACGCGGCATAGCATCTGCCTGTGTAGATTCTATAGAATCTGTGCAATCTAGGTGCGCGCTATTTTGTGTGGGCATAGAATTTATAGAATCCATGGTGTCATGGGCGCATAATGCGCGCGCTTGCTCTTGCAAAAAGGCAATTTCCTCCTGCACTTGGTCGATAGCAATTACGGCTATGCCGTGTTTGGCAAAGTAGAGCGCATCACGCCCATTGCCGCAGCCTAACTCTAAGAGGCTTTTTGGTGCCTTGGGTGCGGGGCTTTGTGGTGTTGTTGTCATAAAATCTTGTGGTTTTTTTAGCAGCTCTTGTGTTTTAGCTGTTTGTGCGCTAGATTTTTGCATGCTAGATTCTGTGCTAGATTCTATAATGCCCAAGTACCGCTCCAACACATAGTGCGCAAAAAGCGAGGGCTTGGCATTTAGCCTGTGTGAAGCGTAGTAGGTCTGCCAATAAGTTTTGTCCATTTGCTTTCCCTTAAGGTTTAATGCTCAACATGCTCATCAAGCTGCAAAGTGCCGTCTTTAAACTGCTGCGTGAGGTCGGTGAAATTGAGTGGATTAAGCACATTGTCTTTGACTAGCCATATCTTTTCAAAATAGAGGTCTTTGCGTCTTTGAACTTCATCCGTCCATTGAATGTTTTTGGTGTGGATAATCTCTCGACTTTTAGGGTAGTTTTTACGAATATCATGCCCCCCCCCCCAACACATGTTTGCAAGGTGTCGCAAAGTATTCCATAGACATCTGCATTACTCATAAGTCTAGAATCTACTTGTAAAGGCTTGTTGGCATTGAATTCCTTAATCATAAGAAGTGGATTTGGAGCATTGCCATAAGATTGTTGATATGGCATATTATGTGCTGGCAAATCATTGTAGCTATGGTCACTTACCAAAATAATCATCGTATTATCGTAAATAGACTCTTTTTTCAAATAATCTATTAAAATCATAGCTTGTTTGATAGCGCATATCTCATTATCGTAATGATTTGGATATTCCAAAAAAGGAACATATTGCTTAGGAAGTTGAGTGCTTCGAGTTTGGCTTGGAACACAAGTTCTACTATCAAGCACGAATGGGTAATGTGTATAGAGCGTGTGAATATACTTAAATGTCTTTCCTTTGGCACTTGTGTTAAGATTTCTTACGATTGATGGAAGCTGAGATGTGGTATTTATACCACTAAGAAAAGAAATATTTTTCATTTTATCTGTTGCAAAAATCCACGCATAGTCGGCAAATTCTATTCCGCTCACAGTGGAGTAACGAGGCGCATAGATTCTATGACGGAATACATATGGAGCAAAATAAAATAAGCCCAAAGATGTGAGCTC
Coding sequences:
- a CDS encoding class I SAM-dependent methyltransferase — encoded protein: MDKTYWQTYYASHRLNAKPSLFAHYVLERYLGIIESSTESSMQKSSAQTAKTQELLKKPQDFMTTTPQSPAPKAPKSLLELGCGNGRDALYFAKHGIAVIAIDQVQEEIAFLQEQARALCAHDTMDSINSMPTQNSAHLDCTDSIESTQADAMPRASRNVIPPVFIAGDFTQLDATFKQNLAATQAHATNAPEESSAPSFDCIYSRFTLHSITKAQQDRLLQDSLRFCKVGGILAIEVRGQKNELYKKGAPVADEPDAFIYDNHYRRFLHFEDTIAQLEGLRIQEQSLDSIARQGAPLPKNKLSDKKAGIESSQIIESISGGGATLMSKISTSKRTPAIFMALRFYTRASKGVLRPIKTRIITSLGLSQKKYRANAAHLAYFTQFTPFAHRTFTHHAALTFTAQTSKRQAP